A single genomic interval of Trachemys scripta elegans isolate TJP31775 chromosome 3, CAS_Tse_1.0, whole genome shotgun sequence harbors:
- the AKAP12 gene encoding A-kinase anchor protein 12 isoform X2: MGAGSSAEQRSPQDAPTAAAESEPASPEAAAAPLEQPEDPAKLLQKNGQISNINGIAEEQVELNLQPGELNEQQTETFVTDVGQREPANVTVKEELAENMEAMLPESTDKDHVEDGQKDVQEANEQLPSEEEKVEELEQPSESQSNDVGFKKVFKFVGFKFTVKKDKTEKSEPVQLLTVKKEEAEVAENGAGDHKEVKLEMVEEATESEVTHPAEKIEEEPKREERKDESLPEKVAESPSEEAEGNEEAEGKKEPSKSPESPTNGLVNETASPLRKFFTQGWAGFRKKTSFRKPKEDEQQTPEKEKEEREREVAEIPVEAREKEKTEKEKEEQEREVAEIQVEASLKEEVIIPSEQPLPQETVESVNKESEVSFEEKVDLPPEEKPKPVKECKISLEAKPEIHFEEKSELPAPTTMEIFGEKLEKSKGKSKEEPEPEPVAPMTTEVFDENIEKPEPKAPLATEIFDEKLETEEEVHVSTTVAKEVKTNEIEQMLSSASEQSVEGDGELQRIQPTEEQLKAKETVCIVVDDHIKQTESSPEDAAACKPPEGITTEVELLSSQERAKVQGSPLKKLFTGTGLKKLSGKKHKGKREETKPGEQVEQIQHLADSPESPEEQKAESSASSPEESTEPPSVEKAIDATRVTETEEGVISDVERKRECVTPWASFKKMVTPKKRVRRPSESDKEEEIDKAKSATLSSTESAVSENQEETKVNGEEQKLEKSTEEPKRKVDTSVSWEALICVGSSKKRARKSSSSDEEVGQRLAQEGQKIDEVGQSKETAPDTILTSSQESDQGQGSSSPEQAGSPSEGEGVSTWESFKRLVTPRRKSKTKMEERTEESVLVSSIEHSTSDGEPGKEETWVSFKKLIPGRRKKKSDGKPEQACVEEAGEEMTETNEEDSDVPAVVPLSEYEAAEQEKIEAQQATQTEAIREETLDEKRAEKLEDTLIIEQFNEGLVHAVTVTVVEGERAVTSIEERSPSWISATVTESIEQEKDDEKQTEQIFETEVVVEKTVVVSKTLPELRKDISDDTIVSELELTSEALTALEEATEVSCGEEATEVSLAEETTEMVSAVSQLTESPDTTEEVTPVQEIEGTEQNLEELNKQTQEILEEVVERVKLSDEVQMISERTVTGVIIQSVQKIGSEMKDEVTVLCKETELVEQSLKKEEPEEADIQHIESAGTVRGKNEADESVLQEVSEMSEKCAVMKEHIEEAKSLDRLADESQWQETEQAFIERHEETSEVERILEKCKLKEEECYSSVTITTKAEHEVKAEYVTVVKQQEISTGEAKVNLEVIIPGEITDEGAPEVDGSESETHEAKLELSQEFKQVVDMVPNLESKCMKVTVTEAPLQSETEDAMLSLESKRTEATAAQSPIQSQGTDIPVQSEREHAREALEPRCTEALVDEAPGQSGVTEVPEKKEVEDAVLILESECTEAVSSKAPMQSDVTEATVQSEVTEATVQSEVEGIATEGLMQTEVTEAPVKKEVEDAVLILEAECTETVSSKAPMQSDVTEAAVQSGVEDAACIVEKECTEALATEAPRQTEVQDVVLLLESECTEAIAAEVTVQSEVTEEATVQNEVDDSRLTFKSKCTEITAMETAMKSEGTEIPMQSEMEDALLSLESKCPEAVVTGDAMQSGVTEAPVKREVEDAVFTLESERTEAVAAEAPMQNDVEDAPSNLESEYPGAVVNGAPLQSDIRPKELPVYGKGDEEEPMEAKQTLLLTVTSSNDNQQEETKFELMTEVEKDLFEPGKLELASGDKLYSTPVQQEILAMQLEDTGSPIPTIESSEAQKAYVPVTAAAVEEQIIAETVTSMETSAETLESLAAVPEKLFSELVQDITIAHSGVEAADSRSEETATLSVSEMTAAMVDGMTEEATSCTQPDLVHKDYMDDATQGKEQQKPECREEAGEKIVSQDKSPSLTHVEFVKDVQSVTIESQSTKIVLKIIQTVVEKLERTEEPAAVCMASESKQQIESTDGSQNGINTAEVQESVQAHQQLLVKGEKTTEGKEREFQQPSTVKHTIVTQSAEKQATLEQTEDVPLTSDMSKEGEIQDSGKTVAVPEDVSSESLGAQKSAIDMSVSEDLSKETRTDQPKLKEKEAGQTVATQEKYMVQQTHLERKEDKHSQPVEDMKRHTEEDVNNQEYASCGSPQSKSELTKS; this comes from the exons ttggACAAAGAGAACCTGCGAATGTGACTGTAAAAGAAGAGCTAGCTGAAAATATGGAAGCCATGCTACCAGAATCAACCGATAAGGATCATGTGGAAGACGGACAGAAGGATGTTCAAGAAGCTAATGAACAGTTGccatcagaagaagaaaaagtagaAGAGCTAGAACAGCCCAGTGAATCTCAGTCTAATGATGTTGGatttaaaaaggtttttaaatttGTTGGTTTCAAGTTTACTGTTAAAAAAGATAAGACTGAAAAGTCTGAACCTGTTCAGCTACTGACTGTAAAAAAAGAGGAAGCAGAAGTGGCAGAAAATGGAGCTGGAGATCATAAAGAAGTCAAGCTGGAAATGGTGGAGGAAGCAACAGAAAGTGAAGTGACCCATCCTGCAGAAAAGATTGAAGAAGAACcaaagagagaggaaaggaaagatgAATCTCTTCCTGAAAAGGTAGCAGAAAGCCCAAGTGAGGAAGCTGAAGGAAATGAagaggcagaaggaaaaaaagaacctAGCAAGTCACCAGAGTCTCCAACAAATGGATTAGTTAATGAAACTGCATCACCACTAAGAAAATTCTTTACTCAGGGTTGGGCTGGGTTTAGGAAAAAGACAAGTTTTAGGAAGCCTAAAGAAGATGAGCAGCAGACTcctgagaaagaaaaggaagagcgAGAAAGGGAAGTGGCAGAGATCCCAGTAGAAGCACGTGAGAAGGAGAAaactgagaaagaaaaggaagagcaAGAAAGGGAAGTGGCAGAGATCCAAGTAGAAGCAAGTTTGAAGGAGGAAGTTATTATTCCTTCTGAACAGCCACTTCCACAAGAGACCGTTGAAAGTGTAAACAAGGAATCTGAAGTGTCCTTTGAAGAAAAAGTAGACCTACCCCCTgaagaaaaaccaaaaccagTGAAAGAATGTAAAATATCCTTAGAAGCAAAACCTGAAATACACTTTGAAGAGAAATCTGAACTACCAGCTCCCACGACCATGGAAATATTTGgtgaaaaattagaaaaatctAAAGGCAAATCTAAAGAAGAACCTGAACCTGAACCTGTAGCTCCAATGACAACAGAAGTGTTTGATGAAAAcattgagaaacctgaaccaaAAGCTCCACTGGCAACTGAAATCTTTGATGAAAAGTTAGAGACAGAGGAAGAAGTTCATGTTAGCACTACAGTGGCGAAAGAGGTTAAAACAAATGAGATAGAACAAATGCTCTCCTCAGCTTCTGAACAATCAGTTGAAGGAGATGGTGAGCTACAAAGAATTCAACCCACTGAGGAACAACTAAAGGCCAAAGAAACAGTATGCATAGTAGTAGATGACCACATCAAGCAaacagaatcaagccctgaaGATGCAGCAGCATGTAAGCCTCCAGAAGGCATCACGACTGAGGTTGAACTGTTGTCATCACAAGAGCGAGCCAAAGTGCAAGGCAGCCCCTTAAAGAAACTTTTTACAGGAACTGGCTTAAAGAAGCTTTCTGGAAAGAAGCataaaggaaagagagaagaaacTAAGCCAGGGGAACAAGTAGAACAAATTCAACATTTAGCTGATTCCCCAGAAAGTCCAGAAGAACAGAAGGCAGAGAGCTCTGCCTCTTCACCTGAAGAATCAACAGAGCCTCCTTCTGTGGAGAAAGCCATAGATGCAACACGTGTCACTGAAACCGAAGAAGGAGTAATTTCAGATGTAGAGAGGAAAAGAGAGTGTGTAACTCCTTGGGCATCGTTTAAAAAGATGGTGACTCCCAAGAAACGTGTCAGAAGGCCTTCTGAAAGTGACAAAGAAGAGGAAATTGATAAGGCAAAGAGTGCTACCTTGTCTTCTACTGAAAGTgcagtctctgaaaatcaggaagaAACTAAAGTAAATGGTGAGGAGCAGAAGCTAGAAAAAAGCACAGAAGAGCCAAAACGAAAGGTTGATACTTCTGTATCATGGGAAGCCTTAATTTGTGTAGGTTCCTCTAAGAAAAGAGCTAGGAAATCCTCCTCTTCTGATGAGGAAGTAGGACAGAGGCTTGCTCAAGAAGGCCAAAAAATAGATGAAGTTGGCCAAAGCAAAGAAACTGCACCAGACACGATCCTAACTAGTTCCCAAGAAAGTGATCAAGGACAAGGAAGTTCCTCACCAGAACAAGCTGGAAGTCCATCTGAAGGAGAGGGTGTTTCAACCTGGGAATCATTTAAAAGATTAGTCACTCCAAGAAGAAAATCCAAAACCAAAATGGAAGAGAGAACTGAAGAATCTGTGTTAGTTTCCAGCATAGAACATTCTACTTCAGATGGTGAACCTGGAAAAGAAGAAACAtgggtttcatttaaaaaattaatacctGGTCGTCGGAAGAAAAAGTCAGATGGGAAGCCAGAACAAGCTTGTGTTGAGGAAGCTGGAGAAGAGATGACAGAAACCAATGAAGAAGATTCTGATGTTCCAGCTGTTGTTCCTTTATCTGAGTATGAAGCAGCTGAACAAGAGAAAATTGAGGCCCAACAAGCAACACAAACTGAGGCAATAAGGGAAGAAACTTTAGATGAAAAGAGAGCTGAAAAATTAGAAGATACCTTAATTATTGAGCAATTTAATGAAGGACTGGTTCATGCAGTTACTGTGACTGTTGTAGAGGGGGAGAGAGCAGTTACCAGTATTGAAGAAAGGTCACCATCTTGGATATCTGCTACTGTGACAGAGTCCATTGAACAGGAAAAAGATGATGAAAAACAAACTGAGCAGATATTTGAAACTGAAGTTGTTGTAGAAAAGACAGTGGTGGTTTCTAAAACTTTGCCAGAGTTGAGAAAGGACATTAGTGATGATACTATAGTAAGTGAGCTGGAGTTAACCTCAGAAGCATTGACAGCACTGGAAGAGGCAACAGAAGTTTCCTGTGGTGAAGAAGCAACAGAAGTGTCCCTTGCAGAGGAGACGACTGAGATGGTTTCTGCAGTGTCACAGTTAACTGAATCCCCAGATACTACAGAAGAAGTTACACCTGTGCAGGAGATAGAAGGGACTGAGCAAAATTTAGAagaattaaataaacaaacacaggaAATTCTTGAGGAAGTTGTAGAAAGAGTGAAGCTATCAGATGAAGTACAGATGATTAGTGAAAGAACTGTGACTGGAGTCATAATTCAGTCAGTGCAGAAAATTGGATCTGAAATGAAAGATGAAGTTACAGTCCTATGCAAAGAAACTGAGTTGGTTGAACAGTCCTTAAAGAAAGAAGAACCTGAAGAGGCTGACATTCAACACATAGAAAGTGCAGGAACGGTTCGAGGCAAAAATGAAGCTGACGAAAGCGTTCTACAGGAAGTATCAGAGATGAGTGAAAAGTGTGCAGTGATGAAGGAACACATAGAAGAAGCTAAAAGTCTGGATAGAttggcagatgaaagtcaatggcaagaaACTGAACAAGCATTTATAGAAAGACATGAAGAAACGTCTGAAGTAGAAAGGATTCTAGAGAAATGTAAATTGAAAGAGGAGGAATGTTACAGTAGTGTCACAATAACTACCAAGGCAGAGCATGAAGTGAAAGCTGAGTATGTTACAGTAGTAAAACAACAAGAAATTTCAACTGGAGAGGCCAAAGTGAATTTAGAAGTAATAATTCCAGGTGAAATCACAGATGAAGGTGCTCCAGAAGTGGATGGATCTGAAAGTGAAACACATGAAGCAAAGCTTGAGCTGTCCCAGGAATTTAAGCAAGTGGTGGACATGGTGCCTAACTTAGAATCAAAATGCATGAAAGTAACTGTAACAGAAGCCCCTTTGCAGAGTGAGACAGAAGATGCCATGCTCTCTTTGGAATCAAAACGTACAGAAGCAACTGCAGCTCAGTCCCCCATACAGAGTCAGGGGACTGACATCCCAGTGCAGAGTGAAAGGGAACATGCCAGGGAGGCCTTAGAACCAAGATGTACAGAAGCACTTGTAGATGAGGCCCCTGGGCAGAGTGGGGTAACTGAGGTTCCTGAGAAGAAAGAGGTGGAAGATGCCGTGCTTATTTTAGAATCAGAATGCACTGAAGCAGTTTCATCTAAGGCTCCAATGCAGAGTGATGTGACTGAG GCCACCGTGCAGAGTGAGGTGACTGAGGCCACCGTGCAGAGTGAGGTGGAAGGAATTGCTACTGAGGGGTTGATGCAGACTGAGGTAACTGAGGCTCCTGTGAAGAAAGAGGTGGAAGATGCCGTGCTTATCTTAGAAGCAGAATGCACTGAAACAGTTTCATCTAAGGCTCCAATGCAGAGTGATGTGACTGAGGCCGCTGTGCAGAGTGGGGTGGAAGATGCTGCGTGTATTGTGGAAAAAGAATGCACAGAAGCACTTGCAACTGAGGCTCCCAGGCAAACTGAGGTGCAAGATGTCGTGCTTCTCTTGGAATCGGAATGCACAGAAGCAATTGCTGCTGAGGTCACTGTGCAGAGTGAGGTAACTGAGGAGGCCACAGTGCAGAATGAGGTAGACGATTCCAGGCTTACCTTCAAATCAAAATGCACAGAAATCACTGCAATGGAGACCGCCATGAAGAGTGAGGGAACTGAGATCCCTATGCAAAGTGAGATGGAAGATGCCCTGCTTTCCTTAGAATCAAAATGTCCAGAGGCAGTTGTAACTGGGGACGCCATGCAGAGTGGGGTAACTGAGGCACCTGTGAAGAGAGAGGTAGAAGATGCTGTGTTTACCTTAGAATCAGAACGCACTGAAGCGGTTGCAGCTGAGGCTCCCATGCAGAATGATGTAGAAGATGCGCCATCTAACTTAGAATCAGAATACCCGGGGGCAGTTGTAAATGGGGCCCCTCTACAGAGTGACATACGTCCTAAAGAACTGCCTGTGTATGGAAAGGGAGATGAAGAGGAGCCCATGGAAGCAAAACAAACACTTCTATTGACTGTGACAAGTTCAAATGACAATCAGCAAGAGGAAACCAAGTTTGAGCTGATGACGGAAGTGGAAAAAGATTTGTTTGAACCTGGAAAATTGGAACTTGCAAGCGGTGATAAACTTTATTCAACTCCAGTGCAGCAAGAGATTTTAGCTATGCAGCTGGAAGATACTGGCTCACCCATTCCTACTATTGAAAGCTCTGAGGCTCAAAAAGCATATGTGCCTGTAACAGCTGCAGCAGTTGAAGAACAAATCATTGCAGAAACTGTAACATCTATGGAAACCTCAGCTGAAACTTTAGAGTCTTTAGCAGCAGTGCCTGAAAAACTATTTTCTGAACTAGTCCAAGATATTACCATTGCTCATTCAGGAGTTGAGGCTGCAGACAGTAGGAGTGAAGAAACTGCAACACTGTCAGTATCAGAGATGACCGCTGCAATGGTGGATGGAATGACTGAGGAAGCAACAAGCTGTACACAACCTGATTTGGTCCACAAAGATTACATGGATGACGCAACCCAGGGGAAGGAGCAACAGAAGCCAGAGTGTAGGGAAGaagctggggaaaaaatagtttctcAAGATAAAAGCCCATCTCTAACCCACGTAGAATTCGTAAAAGATGTTCAGTCTGTCACTATAGAATCTCAGAGTACAAAAATTGTATTAAAGATCATTCAGACTGTCGTTGAAAAACTTGAAAGAACAGAAGAGCCAGCTGCTGTGTGCATGGCATCTGAATCAAAGCAGCAGATTGAATCAACAGATGGAAGTCAAAATGGTATAAATACAGCTGAAGTTCAGGAAAGCGTACAGGCTCATCAGCAGCTTCTTGTAAAAGGTGAAAAGACAACAGAGGGTAAAGAACGAGAGTTCCAGCAACCAAGTACAGTCAAACATACTATTGTAACTCAGTCTGCAGAGAAACAAGCTACTCTAGAACAAACAGAAGATGTGCCATTAACTTCTGATATGTCAAAAGAGGGAGAAATTCAGGATTCAGGAAAGACTGTAGCTGTCCCTGAAGATGTTTCAAGTGAAAGTTTAGGGGCTCAAAAATCAGCGATAGATATGAGTGTTTCAGAAGACTTATCCAAAGAGACAAGAACAGACCAACCAAAGCTAAAGGAAAAAGAAGCGGGGCAGACTGTGGCCACCCAAGAGAAGTATATGGTTCAGCAAACACACCTAGAAAGGAAGGAAGACAAACATAGCCAACCAGTGGAAGACATGAAGAGACACACAGAGGAAGATGTAAATAATCAAGAATATGCATCTTGTGGGAGTCCACAATCAAAGTCAGAGCTCACCAAATCTTGA